ACGGAATGAGGACGAACGGGAAAATCGCGGCGGCGTTGACCCTATTGCTGCTGGCCGATGCGGGGCTGGGGGCGCTGCGAACGGCGGCCCGGGGAGGTTTGCCGGCTTTCGCCGCCTCGTCCGGCAAGCCGGAGTGGGTGGACTTCACCCTGCCGGAGGCTGGCGGCGGCCAGGTGTCCCTGAGTCGGTTCATCGGAAAGAAGCCGGTGCTCCTCATCTTCTGGGCCACCTGGTGCCCCCACTGCAACGAGTCGGTCCCGGCCATCAACAGGATGCACTCGGG
This portion of the Candidatus Deferrimicrobiaceae bacterium genome encodes:
- a CDS encoding TlpA disulfide reductase family protein, coding for MRTNGKIAAALTLLLLADAGLGALRTAARGGLPAFAASSGKPEWVDFTLPEAGGGQVSLSRFIGKKPVLLIFWATWCPHCNESVPAINRMHSGPPTRDTLAILALDYMESREKVRAFIERKKVAFPVLLDRSGSV